One Salarias fasciatus chromosome 22, fSalaFa1.1, whole genome shotgun sequence DNA segment encodes these proteins:
- the ppp1r18 gene encoding uncharacterized protein ppp1r18 isoform X1: MSVSSLPEWKQLLLERKRREEEERDRREKEEEQKFASMPAWKRGIIQRRKAKQESLGDRERERDVCLLQVDVRSPSDGLSDTDSSVTVNLGSEPSLSPDPGLWLDAEPKLVSQVSAETIVPVHENPFIRTQSVWRKGRDGEVGNEPEVKDKERDKLSPRAQDGEPVRGRDIELKIERFRDLSEGREKERSRDRSQGREHSRERCEKDKSQWKESVKGAVKDQEFLKVRKDPEEKDAQQQPALYSPLGPCLRTIRADNIIIIEQDRKGSDERRARWREAERERERTEEEHQGKRGMKMDLREILAGGGSVTEIRASEVLIIKPSASPEDMSAGGKGREEGEMKCSGDARRESGGREVRTDVSWLKEKEKERPWGQATVINKDDRKDSLEDNVFIERGGRVSQLLSKFGHYPKPPSRSKSSDNFLQPGSCKYLDQDEQEYEEMKADGKNTQLKGVPKRSFSFSDRVISAKENGVDDEGSCERRIRERTHSERSVTSWEDTTSPKKETTAKIKLGCARLLDKDRFGKYRDVKTDNEKRRGEAESCFQHRNEAKKVDVIDKRAAEKAVDADGDKGFTVASVKNTEGISFARRVPIRQDVRARAEREPKGLPSEKSVERAQSAEKADAQPCDAAECEPEGSILTERSHVSTASTESLSACPATESLCSHDSAFTECSSLPCTVTPQKRPDWGTAGSRGAYLAHCVLSQHTEELISKIEKIGDTTVYNSERGYKPAQEMTKQEGLTGGQGSSENLVHDVTPRSPKKMAAIGASPGPLEIQIPRTVFYVAEEMVDRKKTNEGQDREGGQGVERRDSWRIGKPLSRIESLREKIRQRELEKLRQRDPEDGDGSKAAADIDNAQTDVDRCEERGNEKEKEWEAACGQVETEEDAASQTSAATFDVTQEAGVLKTCPQLPVSVAHTQAARGEEPTSNTAASEVTSDSFDGSEDEDDPLKHVEEQLRRHRGRHRNSKDDQEEEGKGLFEDEEVEEYTSPLDPTQTLSPSPPHPNSLAAMSRIYNLETVGSRSGLYLRERAVDISSSVQLVKVKPLVSNSQQGDGLAFISDDVCGVQTIQRQIEQFQLKEQEALKSCMSPKKEVKGQPSSRGLLKHQVKDDAKAQEKDVETPELNSRVSPQRVCSPTSHLKQTTTTTQSFLRSQSPDNSLKPTDCAPTPAPSPSSPSPTPSPSISPSPTPSPVPFSIKSASGGPVKRGATVTITPKKPAAAGGVTGSSARSAAAGTNSAKTSSQQTQTTPAATESGKKKYPTAEEIEVIGGYQNLEKSCLVKKGGTPKRGKVCFDEDQLEQVCEYPSETFMLAFSSHPQEQLRMERLQGSEAPEDEAEAEGATVVFKGPKSVGIATAPRLRVGQCHPLLKRHKV; the protein is encoded by the exons atgtctgtctcctctctgccgGAATGGAAGCAACTCCTtctggagagaaagaggagagaggaggaggagcgagacaggagagaaaaagaagaggagcaAAAGTTTGCCAGCATGCCTGCTTGGAAGCGTGGGATCATCCAGCGGAGGAAGGCCAAGCAGGAGAGTTTGGGTgacagggagagggagagggacgtctgtctgctgcaggtggaTGTCAGATCTCCCTCCGATGGCCTGAGTGACACTGACAGCTCTGTAACTGTTAATCTGGGAAGCGAGCCATCGCTCAGTCCAGATCCCGGGCTTTGGCTCGACGCAGAGCCCAAACTAGTGAGTCAGGTGTCTGCGGAGACGATTGTCCCAGTGCATGAAAACCCATTTATTCGCACGCAGAGTGTGTGGCGGAAAGGCAGGGATGGGGAAGTAGGGAATGAGCCAGAAGTGAAAGACAAGGAGCGAGACAAGCTGAGCCCCAGGGCTCAGGATGGAGAACCAGTGAGAGGACGTGATATAGAGCTGAAAATAGAAAGGTTTAGGGATTTGAgtgaaggaagagaaaaagagaggagcagggacaggagTCAGGGAAGAGAGCACAGCAGGGAGAGATGTGAGAAAGACAAGAGCCAGTGGAAAGAGTCTGTTAAGGGTGCAGTGAAGGACCAGGAATTCCTTAAAGTCAGAAAAGACCCAGAGGAAAAAGATGCCCAACAACAGCCTGCTCTGTATTCCCCCCTCGGACCTTGTCTGAGGACCATCCGAGCtgacaacatcatcatcattgaGCAGGACAGAAAGGGCAGTGACGAGAGGAGAGCTCGATGGAGGGAAGctgagagggagagggaaagGACCGAGGAGGAGCATCAGGGAAAGAGAGGGATGAAGATGGACCTGAGGGAGATCCTGGCTGGTGGAGGAAGTGTCACCGAGATCCGAGCCTCCGAGGTTTTGATCATAAAACCCTCGGCCAGCCCCGAAGACATGAGCGCAGGAGGcaaagggagagaggagggagagatgaAGTGCAGTGGAGACGCAAGGAGGGAGAGTGGAGGCAGGGAGGTGAGGACTGACGTGTCCTGGctgaaggagaaagagaaagaaagaccgTGGGGCCAGGCAACAGTTATTAATAAAGATGACAGGAAGGACAGTTTGGAGGATAATGTGTTCATCgaaagaggagggagggtcAGCCAGCTGCTGAGTAAATTTGGACACTACCCCAAGCCTCCATCTCGATCCAAGAGCTCTGATAACTTCCTGCAGCCAGGGAGCTGTAAATACTTAGATCAAGATGAGCAAGAGTATGAGGAGATGAAGGCAGATGGAAAAAATACACAGTTGAAAGGTGTTCCCAAACGCTCATTCAGCTTTTCTGACCGCGTCATCAGCGCGAAGGAGAACGGCGTAGATGATGAAGGGTCTTGCGAGAGGAGAATACGCGAGAGAACACATTCAGAGCGGAGCGTGACATCGTGGGAAGACACGACTTCCCCCAAGAAGGAAACCACAGCAAAGATTAAGCTTGGATGTGCTCGGCTTCTAGATAAAGACCGCTTTGGGAAGTACAGAGATGTAAAAACTGACAATGAGAAGAGGAGAGGTGAGGCTGAATCTTGCTTCCAGCATAGAAATGAAGCTAAGAAAGTTGATGTTATTGATAAGAGGGCAGCCGAGAAGGCAGTGGATGCAGATGGAGACAAGGGGTTTACGGTGGCATCTGTTAAAAACACAGAGGGAATATCGTTTGCTAGAAGAGTCCCGATCAGGCAGGATGTTCGAgcaagagcagagagagaaccAAAAGGTTTACCAAGTGAGAAGAGCGTTGAGAGGGCGCAGAGTGCAGAGAAAGCCGATGCTCAACCTTGCGATGCAGCTGAATGTGAACCTGAAGGCAGCATTCTAACTGAACGTAGTCATGTCAGTACTGCTTCTACAGAGTCGCTCAGCGCATGCCCCGCTACAGAAAGTCTCTGCAGCCATGATTCAGCGTTCACAGAGTGCTCCAGTTTGCCCTGCACAGTGACCCCACAAAAAAGGCCAGACTGGGGTACAGCGGGATCACGGGGAGCTTACCTGGCTCACTGTGTTTTGTCCCAGCACACAGAGGAGCTTATaagtaaaatagaaaaaataggCGATACAACAGTTTATAACAGTGAGAGGGGTTATAAGCCTGCTCAAGAAATGACCAAACAGGAGGGACTGACAGGAGGCCAAGGCAGTTCTGAGAACCTGGTACATGATGTAACCCCAAGATCTCCAAAGAAAATGGCAGCAATCGGAGCATCGCCAGGCCCTCTGGAGATTCAGATCCCCAGGACTGTGTTTTATGTGGCAGAGGAAATGGtggacagaaagaaaacaaacgaGGGGCAAGATCGGGAAGGAGGGCAAGGGGTGGAAAGGAGGGACAGCTGGAGGATTGGAAAACCTTTGAGCCGCATCGAGTCACTACGAGAAAAGATCCGTCAGAGGGAACTGGAAAAGCTACGACAGAGAGATCCTGAGGATGGAGATGGGAGCAAGGCTGCTGCAGACATCGACAACGCTCAAACAGATGTGGACAGGTGCGAGGAGAGGGGAAAcgagaaagagaaagagtggGAGGCTGCATGCGGGCAGGTTGAAACAGAGGAAGATGCAGCGTCGCAGACATCCGCGGCAACATTTGACGTCACTCAGGAAGCTGGCGTGTTGAAAACCTGCCctcagcttcctgtttctgtcgcacacacacaagcagccaGAGGAGAGGAACCAACAAGCAACACTGCTGCCTCTGAAGTTACCTCTGACAGCTTCGATGGCTCCGAGGATGAAGACGACCCTCTGAAACATGTAGAGGAGCAGCTCAGGCGCCACAGGGGCAGACACAGGAACAGTAAAGacgaccaggaggaggaagggaagggGCTCTTCGAGGACGAAGAGGTAGAGGAGTACACATCCCCTCTGGATCCTACACAGACTCTCTCCCCTTCACCGCCACATCCAAACTCCCTCGCAGCCATGAGTCGAATCTACAACTTGGAAACGGTGGGTTCAAGGTCGGGCTTATATCTGAGGGAGAGGGCGGTGGACATCTCGTCCTCCGTACAACTCGTGAAAGTGAAGCCACTTGTGTCCAACTCGCAACAGGGCGACGGCCTGGCGTTTATCAGTGACGATGTTTGTGGGGTTCAGACGATACAGCGACAGATAGAGCAGTTTCAGTTAAAGGAGCAGGAGGCGCTGAAATCATGTATGTCACCTAAGAAAGAGGTGAAAGGACAGCCGAGCTCTAGAGGACTGTTGAAGCACCAAGTAAAAGATGATGCAAAAGCCCAGGAGAAAGATGTGGAAACTCCTGAACTCAACTCCAGAGTGTCTCCTCAGCGTGTTTGTTCTCCAACATCTCATCTCAAACAAACTACGACCACCACTCAGTCCTTTCTCAGGAGCCAGTCCCCAGATAACTCCCTGAAACCTACAGACTGCGCCCCGACCCCGGCTCCGTCTCCGAGTTCACCGTCCCCTACCCCCTCCCCCAGCATCTCTCCATCACCCACCCCATCGCCCGTGCCCTTCTCCATCAAGAGCGCCTCTGGGGGTCCAGTGAAGAGAGGCGCCACCGTGACGATCACCCCGAAAAAACCTGCCGCAGCAGGAGGGGTAACAGGGTCCTCAGCACGGTCGGCGGCAGCAGGGACCAACTCTGCAAAGACCTCGTCGCAACAGACTCAGACGACCCCCGCTGCAACCGAGTCTGGGAAAAAGAAATACCCCACAGCAGAGGAAATTGAGGTGATCGGCGGATATCAGAATCTGGAAAAGTCCTGTCTGGTCAAGAAAGGAGGGACACCAAAAAGG GGAAAGGTGTGTTTCGACGAGGACCAGCTGGAGCAGGTGTGTGAGTACCCATCCGAGACCTTCATGCTGGCGTTCAGCTCCCACCctcaggagcagctgaggatgGAGCGGCTGCAGGGCAGCGAGGCGCCGGAGGACGAAGCTGAAGCAGAAGGAGCAACAGTTGTGTTTAAGGGCCCGAAAAGTGTGGGGATCGCAACGGCTCCACGCCTCCGAGTGGGTCAGTGTCACCCCCTTCTCAAAAGACATAAAGTGTAG
- the ppp1r18 gene encoding uncharacterized protein ppp1r18 isoform X2 encodes MSVSSLPEWKQLLLERKRREEEERDRREKEEEQKFASMPAWKRGIIQRRKAKQESLGDRERERDVCLLQVDVRSPSDGLSDTDSSVTVNLGSEPSLSPDPGLWLDAEPKLVSQVSAETIVPVHENPFIRTQSVWRKGRDGEVGNEPEVKDKERDKLSPRAQDGEPVRGRDIELKIERFRDLSEGREKERSRDRSQGREHSRERCEKDKSQWKESVKGAVKDQEFLKVRKDPEEKDAQQQPALYSPLGPCLRTIRADNIIIIEQDRKGSDERRARWREAERERERTEEEHQGKRGMKMDLREILAGGGSVTEIRASEVLIIKPSASPEDMSAGGKGREEGEMKCSGDARRESGGREVRTDVSWLKEKEKERPWGQATVINKDDRKDSLEDNVFIERGGRVSQLLSKFGHYPKPPSRSKSSDNFLQPGSCKYLDQDEQEYEEMKADGKNTQLKGVPKRSFSFSDRVISAKENGVDDEGSCERRIRERTHSERSVTSWEDTTSPKKETTAKIKLGCARLLDKDRFGKYRDVKTDNEKRRGEAESCFQHRNEAKKVDVIDKRAAEKAVDADGDKGFTVASVKNTEGISFARRVPIRQDVRARAEREPKGLPSEKSVERAQSAEKADAQPCDAAECEPEGSILTERSHVSTASTESLSACPATESLCSHDSAFTECSSLPCTVTPQKRPDWGTAGSRGAYLAHCVLSQHTEELISKIEKIGDTTVYNSERGYKPAQEMTKQEGLTGGQGSSENLVHDVTPRSPKKMAAIGASPGPLEIQIPRTVFYVAEEMVDRKKTNEGQDREGGQGVERRDSWRIGKPLSRIESLREKIRQRELEKLRQRDPEDGDGSKAAADIDNAQTDVDRCEERGNEKEKEWEAACGQVETEEDAASQTSAATFDVTQEAGVLKTCPQLPVSVAHTQAARGEEPTSNTAASEVTSDSFDGSEDEDDPLKHVEEQLRRHRGRHRNSKDDQEEEGKGLFEDEEVEEYTSPLDPTQTLSPSPPHPNSLAAMSRIYNLETVGSRSGLYLRERAVDISSSVQLVKVKPLVSNSQQGDGLAFISDDVCGVQTIQRQIEQFQLKEQEALKSCMSPKKEVKGQPSSRGLLKHQVKDDAKAQEKDVETPELNSRVSPQRVCSPTSHLKQTTTTTQSFLRSQSPDNSLKPTDCAPTPAPSPSSPSPTPSPSISPSPTPSPVPFSIKSASGGPVKRGATVTITPKKPAAAGGVTGSSARSAAAGTNSAKTSSQQTQTTPAATESGKKKYPTAEEIEVIGGYQNLEKSCLVKKGGTPKRGKVCFDEDQLEQVCEYPSETFMLAFSSHPQEQLRMERLQGSEAPEDEAEAEGATVVFKGPKSVGIATAPRLRVDESCPR; translated from the exons atgtctgtctcctctctgccgGAATGGAAGCAACTCCTtctggagagaaagaggagagaggaggaggagcgagacaggagagaaaaagaagaggagcaAAAGTTTGCCAGCATGCCTGCTTGGAAGCGTGGGATCATCCAGCGGAGGAAGGCCAAGCAGGAGAGTTTGGGTgacagggagagggagagggacgtctgtctgctgcaggtggaTGTCAGATCTCCCTCCGATGGCCTGAGTGACACTGACAGCTCTGTAACTGTTAATCTGGGAAGCGAGCCATCGCTCAGTCCAGATCCCGGGCTTTGGCTCGACGCAGAGCCCAAACTAGTGAGTCAGGTGTCTGCGGAGACGATTGTCCCAGTGCATGAAAACCCATTTATTCGCACGCAGAGTGTGTGGCGGAAAGGCAGGGATGGGGAAGTAGGGAATGAGCCAGAAGTGAAAGACAAGGAGCGAGACAAGCTGAGCCCCAGGGCTCAGGATGGAGAACCAGTGAGAGGACGTGATATAGAGCTGAAAATAGAAAGGTTTAGGGATTTGAgtgaaggaagagaaaaagagaggagcagggacaggagTCAGGGAAGAGAGCACAGCAGGGAGAGATGTGAGAAAGACAAGAGCCAGTGGAAAGAGTCTGTTAAGGGTGCAGTGAAGGACCAGGAATTCCTTAAAGTCAGAAAAGACCCAGAGGAAAAAGATGCCCAACAACAGCCTGCTCTGTATTCCCCCCTCGGACCTTGTCTGAGGACCATCCGAGCtgacaacatcatcatcattgaGCAGGACAGAAAGGGCAGTGACGAGAGGAGAGCTCGATGGAGGGAAGctgagagggagagggaaagGACCGAGGAGGAGCATCAGGGAAAGAGAGGGATGAAGATGGACCTGAGGGAGATCCTGGCTGGTGGAGGAAGTGTCACCGAGATCCGAGCCTCCGAGGTTTTGATCATAAAACCCTCGGCCAGCCCCGAAGACATGAGCGCAGGAGGcaaagggagagaggagggagagatgaAGTGCAGTGGAGACGCAAGGAGGGAGAGTGGAGGCAGGGAGGTGAGGACTGACGTGTCCTGGctgaaggagaaagagaaagaaagaccgTGGGGCCAGGCAACAGTTATTAATAAAGATGACAGGAAGGACAGTTTGGAGGATAATGTGTTCATCgaaagaggagggagggtcAGCCAGCTGCTGAGTAAATTTGGACACTACCCCAAGCCTCCATCTCGATCCAAGAGCTCTGATAACTTCCTGCAGCCAGGGAGCTGTAAATACTTAGATCAAGATGAGCAAGAGTATGAGGAGATGAAGGCAGATGGAAAAAATACACAGTTGAAAGGTGTTCCCAAACGCTCATTCAGCTTTTCTGACCGCGTCATCAGCGCGAAGGAGAACGGCGTAGATGATGAAGGGTCTTGCGAGAGGAGAATACGCGAGAGAACACATTCAGAGCGGAGCGTGACATCGTGGGAAGACACGACTTCCCCCAAGAAGGAAACCACAGCAAAGATTAAGCTTGGATGTGCTCGGCTTCTAGATAAAGACCGCTTTGGGAAGTACAGAGATGTAAAAACTGACAATGAGAAGAGGAGAGGTGAGGCTGAATCTTGCTTCCAGCATAGAAATGAAGCTAAGAAAGTTGATGTTATTGATAAGAGGGCAGCCGAGAAGGCAGTGGATGCAGATGGAGACAAGGGGTTTACGGTGGCATCTGTTAAAAACACAGAGGGAATATCGTTTGCTAGAAGAGTCCCGATCAGGCAGGATGTTCGAgcaagagcagagagagaaccAAAAGGTTTACCAAGTGAGAAGAGCGTTGAGAGGGCGCAGAGTGCAGAGAAAGCCGATGCTCAACCTTGCGATGCAGCTGAATGTGAACCTGAAGGCAGCATTCTAACTGAACGTAGTCATGTCAGTACTGCTTCTACAGAGTCGCTCAGCGCATGCCCCGCTACAGAAAGTCTCTGCAGCCATGATTCAGCGTTCACAGAGTGCTCCAGTTTGCCCTGCACAGTGACCCCACAAAAAAGGCCAGACTGGGGTACAGCGGGATCACGGGGAGCTTACCTGGCTCACTGTGTTTTGTCCCAGCACACAGAGGAGCTTATaagtaaaatagaaaaaataggCGATACAACAGTTTATAACAGTGAGAGGGGTTATAAGCCTGCTCAAGAAATGACCAAACAGGAGGGACTGACAGGAGGCCAAGGCAGTTCTGAGAACCTGGTACATGATGTAACCCCAAGATCTCCAAAGAAAATGGCAGCAATCGGAGCATCGCCAGGCCCTCTGGAGATTCAGATCCCCAGGACTGTGTTTTATGTGGCAGAGGAAATGGtggacagaaagaaaacaaacgaGGGGCAAGATCGGGAAGGAGGGCAAGGGGTGGAAAGGAGGGACAGCTGGAGGATTGGAAAACCTTTGAGCCGCATCGAGTCACTACGAGAAAAGATCCGTCAGAGGGAACTGGAAAAGCTACGACAGAGAGATCCTGAGGATGGAGATGGGAGCAAGGCTGCTGCAGACATCGACAACGCTCAAACAGATGTGGACAGGTGCGAGGAGAGGGGAAAcgagaaagagaaagagtggGAGGCTGCATGCGGGCAGGTTGAAACAGAGGAAGATGCAGCGTCGCAGACATCCGCGGCAACATTTGACGTCACTCAGGAAGCTGGCGTGTTGAAAACCTGCCctcagcttcctgtttctgtcgcacacacacaagcagccaGAGGAGAGGAACCAACAAGCAACACTGCTGCCTCTGAAGTTACCTCTGACAGCTTCGATGGCTCCGAGGATGAAGACGACCCTCTGAAACATGTAGAGGAGCAGCTCAGGCGCCACAGGGGCAGACACAGGAACAGTAAAGacgaccaggaggaggaagggaagggGCTCTTCGAGGACGAAGAGGTAGAGGAGTACACATCCCCTCTGGATCCTACACAGACTCTCTCCCCTTCACCGCCACATCCAAACTCCCTCGCAGCCATGAGTCGAATCTACAACTTGGAAACGGTGGGTTCAAGGTCGGGCTTATATCTGAGGGAGAGGGCGGTGGACATCTCGTCCTCCGTACAACTCGTGAAAGTGAAGCCACTTGTGTCCAACTCGCAACAGGGCGACGGCCTGGCGTTTATCAGTGACGATGTTTGTGGGGTTCAGACGATACAGCGACAGATAGAGCAGTTTCAGTTAAAGGAGCAGGAGGCGCTGAAATCATGTATGTCACCTAAGAAAGAGGTGAAAGGACAGCCGAGCTCTAGAGGACTGTTGAAGCACCAAGTAAAAGATGATGCAAAAGCCCAGGAGAAAGATGTGGAAACTCCTGAACTCAACTCCAGAGTGTCTCCTCAGCGTGTTTGTTCTCCAACATCTCATCTCAAACAAACTACGACCACCACTCAGTCCTTTCTCAGGAGCCAGTCCCCAGATAACTCCCTGAAACCTACAGACTGCGCCCCGACCCCGGCTCCGTCTCCGAGTTCACCGTCCCCTACCCCCTCCCCCAGCATCTCTCCATCACCCACCCCATCGCCCGTGCCCTTCTCCATCAAGAGCGCCTCTGGGGGTCCAGTGAAGAGAGGCGCCACCGTGACGATCACCCCGAAAAAACCTGCCGCAGCAGGAGGGGTAACAGGGTCCTCAGCACGGTCGGCGGCAGCAGGGACCAACTCTGCAAAGACCTCGTCGCAACAGACTCAGACGACCCCCGCTGCAACCGAGTCTGGGAAAAAGAAATACCCCACAGCAGAGGAAATTGAGGTGATCGGCGGATATCAGAATCTGGAAAAGTCCTGTCTGGTCAAGAAAGGAGGGACACCAAAAAGG GGAAAGGTGTGTTTCGACGAGGACCAGCTGGAGCAGGTGTGTGAGTACCCATCCGAGACCTTCATGCTGGCGTTCAGCTCCCACCctcaggagcagctgaggatgGAGCGGCTGCAGGGCAGCGAGGCGCCGGAGGACGAAGCTGAAGCAGAAGGAGCAACAGTTGTGTTTAAGGGCCCGAAAAGTGTGGGGATCGCAACGGCTCCACGCCTCCGAGTGG ATGAGTCTTGTCCTCGATAG